In Micropterus dolomieu isolate WLL.071019.BEF.003 ecotype Adirondacks linkage group LG17, ASM2129224v1, whole genome shotgun sequence, one genomic interval encodes:
- the LOC123986610 gene encoding olfactory receptor 10J4-like: MVNSTNYSYFVFSAYFYSDNFKYLYFVIVMMLYMLIVAVNTFLIVVICMNRSLHEPMYLFLCSLFVNELYGSTGLFPFLLLQILSDIHTVSAPFCFLQIFCLFTYASVEFNNLAIMSYDRYLAICYPLQYNTRMTFKKVVLLIGVSWFYSFLTNGVTLSLSSPLQLCGNIINKVYCDNYSVVKLACSDTTANNIYGLIVTSVSILCPVSLILYTYMRILKVCFSGSKQTRQKAVSTCTPHLASLLNFSFGCFFEILQSRFNMNSVPNMLRIFISLYFLTCQPLLNPVMYGLNLTKIRNMCKSLVFAKM, translated from the coding sequence GTATTCAGTGCCTACTTTTACAGTgacaattttaaatatttatattttgtgatTGTCATGATGTTATATATGTTAATTGTTGCTGTCAACACATTTCTCATTGTGGTTATCTGTATGAACAGAAGCTTACATGAACCTATGTACCTTTTTCTGTGCAGCCTGTTTGTAAATGAGCTGTATGGTAGTACAGGGTTGTTTCCATTCCTTCTGCTTCAGATTCTCtctgacattcacactgtttctgctcccttttgtttcctgcagattttctgtttatttacataCGCAAGTGTAGAATTTAATAACTTAGCCATCATGTCTTATGACAGATATCTTGCTATCTGTTATCCTTTACAATATAACACACGTATGACATTTAAGAAGGTTGTCTTGCTTATTGGTGTATCATGGTTCTACTCATTTCTTACAAATGGTGTCACATTATCTTTAAGTTCCCCTTTACAGCTGTGTGGGAACATCATTAACAAAGTGTACTGTGACAACTACTCTGTTGTTAAACTGGCCTGCTCTGACACCACAGCCAATAACATTTATGGACTCATTGTCACTTCTGTCTCAATTTTATGTCCTGTATCTCTAATCCTTTACACGTACATGAGGATtcttaaagtgtgtttttctggtTCTAAACAGACCAGACAAAAAGCTGTCAGTACCTGCACTCCTCACCTTGCTTCTCTCTTGAacttttcttttggttgtttctttgAAATATTACAGAGTAGGTTTAACATGAACAGTGTACCAAACATGTTGCGAatatttatatctttatatttcCTTACATGTCAGCCCCTTTTGAATCCTGTGATGTATGGACTGAATTTGACCAAAATCCGTAACATGTGTAAAAGTCTGGTCTTTGCTAAAATGTAA